The proteins below come from a single Cylindrospermopsis raciborskii Cr2010 genomic window:
- a CDS encoding polyprenol monophosphomannose synthase encodes MTNNSSKDLVLAPSGSLEITALSEVSSSVKPVYLSLVIPTYNESKNILAVVYLLSDLLNEALVDNYELIVVDDDSYDRTWEIAQELTKDYPRLRVMRRQGERGLSTAVIRGWQIAQGEILGVIDGDLQHPPEVLLKLLKAMDQEADIAVASRNITGGGTSDWQWHRRFLSRGAQFLGLLILPDIVSRVSDPMSGYFLVRRKAIAQKLMSPLGYKILIEVLGRGEINHIIEVGYVFQERQEGASKVTWRQYIEYLIHLVRLRFHVV; translated from the coding sequence ATGACCAATAATAGCAGTAAGGACTTAGTATTAGCCCCTTCTGGAAGCCTAGAAATTACCGCATTGTCGGAAGTTTCATCATCAGTTAAGCCAGTTTATTTGTCATTGGTTATCCCGACCTATAACGAAAGCAAAAACATTTTGGCAGTGGTCTATCTCTTGAGTGATTTGCTCAATGAGGCCTTAGTAGATAATTACGAATTGATTGTGGTGGATGATGATAGCTATGATCGCACCTGGGAAATTGCTCAGGAACTAACCAAAGATTACCCCCGTCTGCGGGTGATGCGTCGTCAGGGAGAACGAGGCCTATCTACAGCAGTAATTAGAGGTTGGCAGATAGCTCAAGGGGAAATACTAGGAGTAATTGATGGTGATTTACAGCATCCACCAGAAGTATTACTCAAGTTATTGAAAGCGATGGATCAAGAAGCAGATATTGCCGTGGCCAGTCGTAATATAACTGGAGGTGGAACCAGTGATTGGCAATGGCATAGGCGGTTTTTGTCACGGGGAGCGCAATTTTTAGGACTGCTGATTTTGCCTGATATCGTCAGTCGGGTTTCCGATCCGATGAGTGGTTATTTCTTAGTGCGTCGAAAGGCGATCGCACAGAAATTAATGAGTCCTTTGGGCTATAAGATTTTAATTGAAGTCCTGGGGCGAGGTGAGATTAACCATATTATTGAGGTTGGCTATGTGTTTCAGGAACGTCAAGAAGGAGCAAGCAAAGTGACTTGGCGACAGTATATAGAATACCTGATACATTTAGTGCGACTGAGGTTTCATGTGGTATAG
- a CDS encoding DUF3368 domain-containing protein, with amino-acid sequence MPKTEKIVINTSPLIALVAAWGDLTILSSLYEEIFVTFEVCQEILQGGSVNFAVSEFNHASWLNKQRIPLTITPFLLNSLDLGEASVIQFALDNNLTTVCIDESVGRRIARLNGLNLTGSIGIILKAKQQNPSLSVKEAIKNMLSHKIRLSQVVIDFALKQAGEEE; translated from the coding sequence ATGCCTAAAACCGAGAAAATCGTCATCAACACATCTCCCTTAATTGCCCTAGTTGCTGCTTGGGGTGATTTAACTATTTTATCATCATTATATGAAGAAATATTTGTCACTTTTGAAGTCTGTCAGGAAATTCTTCAAGGTGGGTCAGTAAACTTTGCCGTTTCTGAATTTAACCATGCTAGTTGGCTAAATAAGCAGAGAATTCCTTTGACCATCACCCCCTTTCTCCTCAATTCTTTAGATTTAGGGGAAGCATCCGTCATCCAGTTCGCTCTCGATAATAACCTAACAACAGTCTGTATTGATGAATCTGTAGGCAGAAGAATTGCCCGATTAAACGGACTTAACTTAACTGGTTCTATTGGAATTATACTGAAAGCCAAACAACAAAATCCATCTCTTTCCGTGAAAGAAGCTATTAAGAATATGCTTAGTCACAAGATTAGATTGAGTCAAGTTGTCATTGATTTTGCTCTCAAACAAGCAGGGGAGGAAGAATAA
- a CDS encoding UPF0175 family protein, protein MPLQLTITYPDTFPDALGSTKEQFEQEAKWAMAIKLFEMKRISSGMAASLLGVNRTTFIMKLADYNIPLIDLTEEELLSDLANA, encoded by the coding sequence ATGCCCTTACAGTTAACCATTACCTACCCTGATACCTTTCCTGATGCTTTAGGTAGCACCAAAGAGCAATTTGAGCAGGAGGCTAAATGGGCAATGGCAATCAAACTTTTTGAAATGAAGCGGATTTCATCTGGTATGGCTGCTAGTTTATTAGGCGTAAACAGAACTACCTTTATAATGAAACTTGCTGATTACAATATTCCGCTTATTGACCTAACAGAAGAAGAATTATTATCTGATTTAGCAAATGCCTAA
- a CDS encoding NAD-dependent epimerase/dehydratase family protein, whose translation MTIVLVTGSAGLIGSESVRFFCKRGFSVVGIDNNMRSFFFGEGASTEWNRDRLLEEYGDQYIHHNVDIRASESISNIFKTYGTDIGLIIHTAAQPSHDWAAKDPYTDFSVNANGTLVLLENTRQYSPDAVFIFCSTNKVYGDTPNRLPLLEEELRWEINQTHPYYQGIDENMSIDHSMHSLFGASKLAADVLVQEYGRYFNMKTVAFRGGCLTGPSHSGTQLHGFLSYLMKCTMTGEPYQILGYKGKQVRDNIHSYDLVNAFYHFYQNPRVGEVYNIGGSRFSNCSMLEAVQHCQAITDKKLNWQYIEVNRIGDHIWWISDVQKFKNHYPRWELSYTITDILKEIFTKNVSRWN comes from the coding sequence ATGACGATCGTTTTAGTAACAGGTTCAGCTGGATTAATTGGTTCTGAATCAGTTCGATTTTTCTGCAAGCGTGGATTTAGCGTGGTTGGCATTGATAACAATATGCGCTCTTTTTTCTTTGGAGAAGGTGCTTCAACCGAATGGAATCGTGATCGCCTTTTAGAGGAATATGGTGATCAATACATTCACCATAACGTTGATATTCGGGCTTCCGAAAGCATATCCAACATCTTTAAAACCTATGGTACAGATATTGGTTTGATCATTCACACTGCGGCTCAACCATCCCACGATTGGGCGGCTAAAGATCCCTATACCGACTTTTCCGTCAATGCCAATGGCACTTTAGTTTTATTAGAAAACACGCGGCAATACTCTCCGGATGCGGTCTTTATCTTTTGCTCGACCAACAAAGTCTATGGAGATACTCCGAATCGCTTACCGTTACTAGAAGAAGAACTGCGCTGGGAAATTAACCAAACCCATCCGTACTACCAAGGAATTGATGAAAACATGAGTATAGATCATTCTATGCACTCTTTGTTTGGAGCTTCAAAGTTAGCGGCGGACGTACTAGTGCAGGAATATGGACGCTATTTCAACATGAAGACCGTTGCATTTCGAGGAGGATGTTTGACAGGACCAAGCCACTCTGGTACTCAACTACACGGCTTTTTATCTTACCTGATGAAATGTACAATGACCGGCGAACCTTATCAGATACTTGGCTACAAAGGCAAGCAGGTTCGTGATAATATCCACAGCTACGATTTAGTAAATGCCTTTTACCATTTTTACCAAAACCCGCGAGTTGGTGAAGTATACAACATAGGTGGAAGTCGTTTTAGTAATTGCTCAATGTTGGAAGCGGTTCAGCACTGCCAAGCAATTACTGACAAAAAGCTGAACTGGCAATACATAGAAGTGAACCGCATAGGCGACCACATTTGGTGGATTAGTGATGTTCAAAAATTTAAAAATCATTATCCTCGTTGGGAGCTAAGTTACACAATAACTGATATTTTGAAAGAGATTTTTACCAAAAATGTTAGCCGCTGGAACTAG
- a CDS encoding macrolide family glycosyltransferase encodes MSRVMFFNVSAPGHIIPTFGLVKELIDRGEEVIYYEVPSFEGEILSFGAKFRPYPTLNPETAPPAENEMSLVPSLIWCAHQMLPELIESVSKEKPDYIIHDSLCLWGRLLGQILNIPAINSISTAAFTPQTFYECPWLRKKLPFFLKQAAEGMKYYRKYQKELRLTYGLPPIKFVDTFTNIEPLNLCYLPVELQPYHYKFNQFSQQFHFVGPCNLIRGIEFDFPLEKLQKDKVILISFGTAHDPGVRFYQNCIQAFGNIDAQVVMILSPTIDVSVLGDIPENFIIRPNGTVPQLKILERASLFIMHGGAGGTREAISYSVPMIAVPQTYEQEIISRRIEEQGAGIMMFLKDSTVENLRQTAQQLLTNNSFRVNLRRLGDACHAAGGVKRAVDEIWHYMTSKL; translated from the coding sequence ATGAGTCGTGTAATGTTCTTCAATGTTTCAGCACCGGGCCATATCATCCCAACTTTTGGACTGGTTAAAGAATTAATTGACAGAGGCGAAGAGGTAATTTACTATGAAGTACCTAGCTTTGAAGGAGAAATATTATCCTTTGGTGCCAAGTTTCGCCCTTATCCAACCCTAAATCCTGAAACAGCGCCACCTGCAGAAAATGAAATGTCTTTAGTTCCCTCGTTAATCTGGTGTGCCCATCAGATGCTCCCAGAATTAATAGAGTCTGTGAGTAAAGAGAAACCAGATTATATTATTCATGATTCCCTATGTCTTTGGGGGAGATTATTGGGGCAAATTCTCAATATTCCCGCCATAAATTCTATCTCTACAGCTGCTTTTACCCCCCAAACATTTTATGAATGTCCGTGGTTGAGAAAAAAACTGCCCTTTTTTTTAAAACAAGCTGCAGAGGGTATGAAATATTATCGAAAATACCAAAAAGAATTGCGGTTAACCTATGGACTGCCACCAATTAAGTTTGTAGATACATTTACCAATATTGAACCGTTAAACTTATGTTACTTGCCAGTAGAACTGCAACCCTATCACTATAAGTTTAATCAGTTTAGTCAGCAATTTCATTTCGTTGGACCTTGTAACCTTATAAGGGGTATCGAATTTGATTTTCCTTTGGAAAAACTACAAAAGGACAAGGTAATTCTTATTTCTTTTGGCACTGCTCACGATCCAGGAGTGAGATTCTATCAGAACTGTATTCAGGCATTTGGTAATATTGATGCTCAAGTAGTAATGATATTAAGTCCTACCATAGATGTAAGTGTTTTGGGGGATATTCCCGAAAACTTTATCATCAGACCCAATGGCACGGTTCCTCAATTAAAAATTTTAGAACGTGCCAGTTTGTTTATTATGCACGGAGGAGCTGGTGGCACAAGAGAAGCTATTTCCTATTCAGTACCGATGATTGCAGTACCACAAACCTATGAGCAGGAAATTATTTCTCGTCGTATTGAGGAGCAGGGTGCAGGAATTATGATGTTTTTAAAAGACAGTACGGTAGAAAATCTACGACAAACTGCACAGCAACTTTTAACTAATAATTCTTTTAGAGTTAATCTTCGTCGATTGGGCGATGCCTGTCATGCTGCTGGTGGAGTTAAAAGGGCAGTGGATGAAATTTGGCATTACATGACAAGCAAGCTATAA
- a CDS encoding ABC transporter ATP-binding protein/permease — protein MSKFKPQAVSQFWAIAKLYWLEGEKRPAIVLLLLMGILLLGNTQVKVFLNGIQGDLISALSSRDSNRFWQGIGVAFLGIILFGCLNSAYGYLREMINIYWRRWLTAHFLGEYFRDRAFYELNNFDKEIDNPDQRISEDITNFCQQSVQFLVNCVESIFVVVAFSFILWSISPNLVLVLIIYSLLAYTITIAFYGKKLTRLNIEQLRKEADFRFSLIRIRENSESIAFYNGILPESRKVKEIFNLAFKNFQKLILWSEIYLNIFKYQFGYLPWIIPALILGQQVLSGEIEVGKVTEAGGAFGQVAFSVNLIMYQFEKFTKFAAAINRLYVFHEYFQRPKKPNADRDKIGITKDNYLGFRNLTLYTPNYEKILFENFSLEIQPNQSLLIMGDSGCGKSSLLRALAGLWKSGSGEIVRPELSEILFLPQRPYMILGTLREQLIYPYNHTDISDEELYQVVEKVGLSYLIERFGGLNREQDWSEILSLGEQQRLAFGRLLVAKPKYVILDEATSALDLKNEEKLYNFLISMNTTFVSVGHRPTLKKFHQVVINMSGDSP, from the coding sequence ATGAGTAAATTTAAACCACAAGCAGTGTCACAGTTTTGGGCGATCGCCAAACTTTATTGGTTAGAAGGTGAAAAACGACCTGCAATCGTTCTACTTCTGCTAATGGGTATTTTGCTATTAGGTAACACCCAAGTTAAGGTCTTTTTAAATGGTATTCAAGGAGACTTAATTTCTGCCTTGTCATCTCGCGACAGTAACAGATTTTGGCAAGGTATAGGAGTTGCTTTTTTAGGCATTATTCTGTTTGGATGTTTAAACTCTGCCTATGGTTATCTGCGAGAGATGATAAATATATATTGGCGCAGATGGTTAACAGCTCATTTTCTTGGTGAATATTTTCGGGATCGTGCTTTTTATGAATTGAACAATTTTGATAAAGAGATTGATAACCCAGATCAACGCATTTCTGAAGACATTACCAACTTTTGTCAACAATCGGTTCAATTTTTAGTCAACTGTGTAGAGTCAATTTTTGTAGTAGTTGCTTTTAGTTTTATTCTGTGGTCAATTTCACCAAATCTAGTTTTAGTCTTAATTATTTATTCCCTACTAGCCTATACAATTACTATAGCTTTTTATGGCAAGAAATTAACTAGGCTAAACATTGAGCAGCTAAGAAAAGAGGCAGATTTTCGTTTCAGTTTAATTCGCATCCGAGAAAATTCTGAATCCATAGCCTTTTACAATGGAATTTTGCCAGAATCAAGGAAAGTTAAAGAGATATTTAACCTGGCATTTAAAAATTTTCAGAAACTAATTCTTTGGTCAGAAATATACCTAAATATTTTTAAATATCAATTTGGTTATCTTCCCTGGATTATTCCGGCATTAATTTTGGGTCAACAAGTGCTATCAGGTGAGATTGAAGTGGGCAAAGTTACAGAAGCTGGAGGTGCCTTTGGCCAGGTAGCATTTTCAGTCAATTTGATTATGTATCAATTTGAGAAATTTACAAAATTTGCCGCAGCAATTAATCGCTTGTATGTCTTTCATGAATATTTCCAACGTCCAAAAAAACCAAATGCTGACAGAGATAAAATTGGCATCACTAAAGATAATTATTTAGGTTTTAGAAATCTAACTTTATACACTCCTAACTACGAAAAAATCCTGTTTGAAAATTTTTCCTTGGAAATTCAACCCAATCAAAGCCTTTTGATTATGGGGGATAGTGGTTGTGGAAAAAGTTCTTTGTTGCGAGCATTGGCGGGATTATGGAAATCAGGAAGCGGCGAAATTGTCCGCCCTGAACTATCAGAAATTTTATTTTTGCCTCAGCGTCCTTACATGATTTTAGGCACTCTCAGAGAACAGCTAATTTATCCATATAACCACACTGATATTAGTGATGAAGAACTTTATCAAGTAGTTGAAAAAGTTGGTTTATCCTACCTGATAGAAAGATTTGGAGGTTTAAATAGAGAGCAAGATTGGAGTGAAATTCTTTCCCTGGGGGAACAGCAAAGATTAGCCTTTGGCAGACTTTTAGTTGCCAAACCCAAATATGTTATTTTAGACGAAGCTACCAGTGCTTTAGATTTAAAAAATGAAGAAAAGTTGTACAATTTTTTGATAAGTATGAATACAACCTTTGTTAGTGTTGGACATCGACCCACCCTAAAAAAATTCCATCAAGTAGTTATTAACATGTCAGGAGATTCCCCATGA
- a CDS encoding MFS transporter, producing MSIFRIIWLGQLFYLIGISMTSFALNISVFRQTGSATQFALLMLTCTIPPIIISPVAGTLVDKWDRRMTMIIAHIIIGVLTLSLLIIATIGHIEIWQIYLINIFASIIGTFSNPAYKAAITSLVPAEELSRASGMVQLSMGIQQIVGPLIAGAILDVIHLQGILTIDFLGLLIALTTLISVKFGEKIHQTEENNYQPSISFLWRDVTDGWTYLIKCPGLTSLVIILTVYQFSIGFVTVLFYPLALSLTTPSELGKIVFLSGIGMILGSLLMSSWKYQWQNLITTILIAMSLSGMAIAIGGSRPSLLQMYIGTILFFFNTPFINGMIQILFQTRVAENLQGRVFALTGAISSAATPLASIVAAPLSDYVFEPLMGFDGTWSKALIGQLIGTGPGRGTGLLFVIVGCFITTTAIIASQHPKIRQLELAE from the coding sequence ATGTCTATTTTCAGAATAATTTGGCTGGGACAACTATTTTACCTGATTGGTATCTCTATGACCAGTTTTGCTCTCAATATATCTGTATTTAGGCAAACAGGTTCAGCCACACAGTTCGCCTTACTCATGCTAACTTGCACCATACCACCGATCATTATTTCCCCTGTAGCAGGAACCTTGGTGGATAAATGGGATCGACGCATGACAATGATTATTGCTCACATTATTATAGGAGTACTGACTCTAAGTTTGTTGATTATTGCGACTATTGGTCACATAGAAATCTGGCAAATTTATTTAATCAACATTTTTGCCTCCATAATTGGCACATTCAGTAACCCTGCGTATAAAGCCGCCATTACCTCTTTGGTTCCCGCAGAAGAACTATCAAGAGCCAGCGGGATGGTACAACTATCTATGGGGATTCAGCAGATTGTCGGACCTTTAATTGCAGGTGCAATTTTGGATGTAATCCATCTACAAGGGATTTTAACAATTGATTTTCTAGGATTATTAATTGCCCTAACCACTCTGATATCAGTCAAGTTTGGTGAGAAAATCCATCAGACTGAGGAAAACAATTACCAACCAAGTATATCCTTTTTATGGCGAGACGTTACGGATGGTTGGACTTATTTGATCAAATGTCCTGGACTAACAAGTCTTGTGATTATTTTGACAGTTTATCAATTTTCAATTGGCTTCGTGACTGTACTATTTTATCCTTTGGCTCTGAGTCTAACTACCCCATCTGAACTGGGAAAAATCGTGTTTCTTAGTGGTATTGGTATGATTTTGGGATCCCTATTGATGAGTAGTTGGAAATACCAATGGCAAAACTTAATTACCACAATTCTGATAGCTATGTCATTGAGCGGAATGGCTATAGCCATTGGCGGTTCACGTCCCTCGTTACTGCAAATGTATATTGGCACCATACTATTTTTCTTTAATACCCCCTTCATTAATGGCATGATTCAAATTCTCTTCCAAACAAGAGTTGCTGAAAACTTACAGGGAAGAGTCTTTGCTCTAACTGGTGCAATTTCAAGCGCTGCAACACCTTTAGCATCCATAGTTGCCGCACCCCTATCTGACTATGTATTTGAACCATTAATGGGATTTGATGGCACTTGGTCAAAAGCACTTATAGGCCAGTTAATAGGTACTGGTCCTGGTCGTGGTACTGGACTTTTATTTGTAATAGTTGGTTGTTTCATTACAACAACTGCCATCATTGCTTCCCAACATCCTAAAATTCGCCAATTAGAACTTGCCGAGTAA
- a CDS encoding MFS transporter: MSHITKLLQTVNELRNFIIFWLGQSVSEIGNRLTGFGLGIWVYQNTHEVAGLSLVVFFTTLPGVLITPFVGALVDRWNRKWTIIFSDLAAATVTLTLIVLLLTNNLQVWHTYITAFCTSVCGSFQMIAKGAALPMMVKKHQIGRANGLIHFSTALGQLTAPILAGILLANIQIQGLLMVDLSSYFVGLLTLLIIDIPQPEPIIESNQSVRVNTIIHDIAYGWNAVVENNTLLILLAFMSIHFLVDGMTTVLINPLVLSFSSTQSFSVIMSIAACGMVGGSLSMTLWGGGKKHTSTLFTFTALNGVGLVIAGFSPSIPIIALGLFISFFSLPITLSTNSMIWQSSVNGNIQGRVLSLFNTVIGLALAIGNLTASPLSDDLFEPMLLEGGLLSTSMGSIIGTGEGRGIGLLIIMAGMILFCLSIIFYTHFNWKDKNLETNDEFSISAKEVVKDS; the protein is encoded by the coding sequence GTGAGTCATATTACTAAATTACTGCAAACAGTTAATGAATTGCGCAATTTCATTATTTTCTGGCTAGGACAATCTGTATCAGAGATTGGGAATCGTTTAACAGGATTTGGGTTAGGAATCTGGGTCTATCAAAATACTCATGAGGTTGCCGGATTAAGCTTAGTCGTTTTTTTTACAACCCTGCCTGGGGTATTAATCACCCCTTTTGTTGGTGCATTAGTAGACAGATGGAATCGCAAATGGACCATAATCTTTAGTGACCTAGCTGCAGCTACTGTAACGCTAACGCTTATAGTGCTTCTACTAACAAACAATTTACAGGTTTGGCATACCTACATAACGGCATTTTGCACTTCAGTGTGTGGTTCTTTTCAAATGATTGCTAAAGGTGCAGCTTTACCAATGATGGTTAAGAAACACCAAATAGGGAGAGCAAATGGGTTAATTCACTTTAGTACAGCTCTGGGACAACTAACGGCACCAATTTTAGCGGGAATACTCCTCGCTAATATACAAATCCAGGGGTTACTGATGGTTGACTTATCTTCCTATTTCGTAGGACTACTTACCCTTTTGATTATTGATATTCCTCAACCGGAACCCATAATTGAATCAAATCAGAGTGTGAGAGTTAATACGATTATTCACGATATTGCTTATGGTTGGAATGCCGTTGTCGAGAATAATACTTTATTAATTTTGCTAGCATTCATGAGCATTCATTTTTTAGTAGATGGTATGACAACGGTTTTGATAAACCCTCTAGTTTTATCATTTTCTTCCACTCAGAGTTTTAGTGTTATTATGTCAATAGCTGCTTGTGGAATGGTAGGTGGTAGTTTAAGCATGACCCTTTGGGGAGGAGGTAAAAAACATACTTCTACTCTGTTTACTTTTACGGCCTTAAATGGTGTAGGATTGGTAATTGCGGGATTTTCCCCTTCTATTCCCATTATTGCACTTGGTCTTTTTATATCATTTTTCTCATTACCAATTACTCTTAGCACCAATAGCATGATTTGGCAGTCTAGTGTTAATGGCAATATTCAAGGTCGTGTTCTTTCTTTATTTAACACAGTAATAGGGTTAGCATTAGCTATTGGTAATCTAACTGCTAGTCCTTTGAGCGACGATTTGTTTGAACCGATGTTATTAGAAGGTGGTTTACTATCTACTAGTATGGGGTCAATTATAGGGACTGGTGAAGGAAGGGGGATTGGACTCTTAATAATTATGGCGGGAATGATACTATTTTGTCTGTCTATTATTTTCTATACCCATTTTAATTGGAAAGATAAAAATTTAGAAACCAACGATGAGTTTAGCATTTCCGCTAAGGAAGTTGTGAAAGATTCATAA
- a CDS encoding TldD/PmbA family protein yields MFRLTKDTQDLLTDLISRYKDQVDYLMIRLEEAEGTDILLRGDKVETLSEGVSMGAHIRACHKGGWGLTSFNHIADIEERIQEAISAARTVGDEQTILAPIPVIQSTCKLGITGIDPSTVPLKKKKQLCDRYREILKSVDPRITTTSVRYNDSSQKVIIATSEGTLIEQSWVDMEMRFAATARNGDTVQTGRETVGSRKDYNDLVNLDTIIQGAAQRAVTALSLPPVKGNTYTVVIDPILTGLFVHEAFGHLSEADMAYENPDLLEVMTLGRRFGPEELQIFDGAGSPGHRGSYLYDDEGTPATTTQLIEDGVLVGRLHSRETAGKLGEKPTGNARCLDYHFSPIVRMTNTWIERGKTPVVDLFTDIKEGVYARNWLGGMTNGEMFTFSAGEAWMIRNGAIGEPVKDVTLSGNVFQTLADIEGIGDDFHWDESGGCGKGGQNGLPVGCGGPSLRIRDVVVGGES; encoded by the coding sequence ATGTTTAGACTAACCAAGGACACCCAAGATTTACTTACTGACCTGATTTCTCGCTATAAAGATCAGGTTGACTACTTAATGATTCGACTAGAAGAAGCAGAGGGAACTGATATCTTATTGCGTGGTGATAAAGTAGAAACTCTTAGCGAAGGCGTTTCTATGGGTGCCCATATTCGGGCTTGTCATAAAGGGGGTTGGGGTTTAACTAGCTTCAACCACATTGCCGATATTGAAGAACGCATCCAAGAGGCTATCTCCGCAGCACGCACAGTGGGAGATGAACAAACCATTCTCGCTCCTATTCCTGTTATTCAATCCACTTGCAAACTGGGCATAACTGGTATTGACCCATCCACGGTTCCTTTAAAAAAGAAAAAACAATTATGCGATCGCTACCGGGAAATACTAAAGAGCGTTGATCCTCGGATCACGACCACATCCGTTCGTTACAACGATAGTAGTCAGAAAGTAATAATTGCCACTTCTGAAGGAACCCTAATAGAGCAGTCATGGGTGGATATGGAAATGAGATTTGCTGCCACAGCCAGGAATGGGGACACAGTACAAACTGGAAGGGAAACTGTAGGTTCACGTAAAGATTATAATGACTTAGTCAACTTAGATACCATAATACAGGGAGCTGCCCAAAGAGCAGTCACGGCCTTATCCCTACCACCAGTCAAAGGTAACACCTACACCGTAGTTATTGACCCCATATTAACAGGATTATTTGTGCATGAAGCCTTCGGTCATCTTTCAGAAGCGGACATGGCCTATGAGAATCCAGATTTACTGGAAGTGATGACCTTGGGGAGACGTTTTGGTCCAGAGGAACTACAAATTTTTGATGGTGCAGGATCTCCAGGTCATCGGGGTAGTTATTTGTACGATGATGAGGGGACACCAGCGACAACCACCCAATTAATTGAGGATGGGGTGTTAGTAGGAAGGTTACACTCCCGTGAAACTGCGGGTAAGTTAGGAGAAAAGCCCACAGGTAATGCTCGTTGCTTAGATTATCATTTTTCCCCTATTGTGAGGATGACCAACACTTGGATAGAAAGAGGTAAAACACCAGTGGTGGATTTATTTACAGATATTAAAGAAGGAGTATATGCGCGTAATTGGTTAGGGGGAATGACCAATGGAGAAATGTTTACCTTTAGTGCGGGTGAAGCATGGATGATTAGGAATGGTGCAATAGGGGAACCGGTAAAAGATGTAACCTTATCCGGCAATGTTTTTCAGACTTTAGCAGATATAGAAGGAATTGGGGATGATTTTCACTGGGATGAATCTGGTGGATGTGGTAAGGGGGGACAGAATGGGTTACCAGTAGGTTGTGGTGGACCCAGTTTAAGGATTAGAGATGTGGTTGTGGGGGGAGAAAGTTAG
- a CDS encoding TIGR01548 family HAD-type hydrolase — protein MIIVFDIDGVIRDVSGSYRRALADTVEYFTNYAYRPTVTDIDDLKSEGIWNNDWEGSQELIYRYFVSQGQQREDLQLDYESIVAYFQSRYRGTDTENWNGYICHEPLLLEPSYLESLTQANISWGFFSGATRGSASYVLERRLGLKSPVLIAMEDAPGKPDPTGLFATINLLEIAKQDQNKKQPVIYVGDTVADMHTVAKAKILDSSRTWVAVGVLPPHVQETPSHRDAYQKIMLQAGANILLTNVQELTPSKTAELVNIYI, from the coding sequence ATGATAATTGTTTTTGACATTGATGGTGTGATTCGGGATGTGAGTGGTTCTTACCGCCGTGCTTTGGCAGATACAGTAGAATATTTTACTAACTATGCCTATCGTCCTACGGTCACGGATATTGACGACCTCAAATCTGAGGGGATATGGAACAATGATTGGGAGGGTTCCCAAGAGTTGATTTACCGTTACTTTGTCAGTCAGGGTCAGCAAAGGGAAGACTTACAATTAGATTATGAGAGCATTGTTGCCTATTTTCAATCCCGTTATCGCGGTACTGACACAGAAAACTGGAATGGTTATATTTGTCATGAACCCCTATTATTAGAACCAAGTTATTTAGAGTCCCTGACCCAGGCAAATATCAGCTGGGGATTTTTTAGTGGTGCAACTCGTGGATCTGCTAGTTATGTGTTAGAGCGACGCTTAGGTTTAAAATCTCCAGTTTTAATCGCCATGGAAGATGCGCCTGGTAAACCTGACCCTACAGGACTTTTTGCTACTATTAATCTTTTAGAAATTGCCAAACAAGACCAAAACAAAAAACAACCGGTTATATATGTGGGGGATACAGTAGCGGATATGCACACTGTAGCTAAAGCCAAAATTTTGGATAGTTCTCGAACCTGGGTAGCTGTGGGGGTTTTACCACCCCATGTCCAGGAAACTCCATCCCACAGAGATGCTTATCAGAAAATTATGCTGCAAGCAGGTGCAAATATATTGTTGACCAATGTTCAGGAGTTGACACCATCTAAAACAGCTGAATTAGTAAATATATATATTTAA